The proteins below are encoded in one region of Streptomyces roseirectus:
- a CDS encoding TetR/AcrR family transcriptional regulator, giving the protein MSSERVDGRTLRFQHRRPELLAAATEYVLDHGVTGLSLRPVAQALGVTHATLLRHFSSKDELIKCVVEKMRTDLFAQVTADRELKEAGSTAELLRITWRRLCEPKEQRQFLLLFETVAGEGWRSGDGGELARSMDDYVDFISGWLRQDGWAPEDASTLATLLLAQIRGLQLDLLVSGDRARADRAFEFALTLLEPRTGPSAP; this is encoded by the coding sequence ATGAGTTCCGAGCGCGTCGACGGGCGGACCCTCCGGTTTCAGCACCGGCGGCCGGAACTGCTGGCCGCGGCGACCGAGTACGTCCTCGACCACGGCGTCACCGGCCTGTCGCTGCGCCCGGTGGCCCAGGCGCTGGGGGTGACCCATGCGACGCTGCTGCGCCACTTCTCGTCGAAGGACGAGCTGATCAAGTGCGTGGTGGAGAAGATGCGCACCGATCTCTTCGCCCAGGTGACCGCCGACAGGGAACTGAAGGAAGCCGGGTCGACGGCAGAGCTGCTGAGGATCACCTGGCGACGGCTGTGCGAGCCGAAGGAGCAGCGGCAGTTCCTGCTCCTGTTCGAAACGGTCGCCGGCGAGGGGTGGCGGTCCGGCGACGGCGGAGAGCTGGCGCGGTCGATGGACGACTACGTCGATTTCATCTCCGGGTGGCTCAGGCAGGACGGATGGGCCCCCGAGGACGCGTCAACCCTGGCCACCCTCCTCCTGGCGCAGATCCGGGGGCTTCAGCTCGACCTTCTCGTCTCGGGAGACCGCGCGCGGGCCGATCGGGCGTTCGAGTTCGCCCTCACCCTCCTCGAACCCCGGACGGGGCCCAGCGCGCCCTGA